ATCATCGTTCGCACACGTGGCTAGCATCTTCAGCCAGTTCAGCAAATTCAAAACCGTTGCTCAAACGCCATGCAAACACATGGGGTAGACCAGCCTCAATAATTGCCTCACATGTTCGATCAATGTCGTAAGCAACTTCTCTAATCTCAACATTATTCTTTATATCGTCATGAATAACATAGGTAGCATTTACTCCTCCATGACGAGGTTCTCCGACAGATCCAGCATTTACAATTCTTCTAATAGGTAAAGTCATTTTTTTATCTTCTCTTTCACGATCGGAAGCATTTTTAATATGTACGCGAATTGATCCATTCCCTAATTCACGTACATATGGGAGATGAGTATGACCGCAAAACAAAGTATCGGCTCCACTCATCTCAACTCGTTCTAATGCTGCGAATGCATCCATTTCTGGAAGCAGATACTCATGCTGACTGTTGGGACTTCCATGTACGAATAATGATCTACCTCTTCTAATCGAGGTTGGGAGACTAGCTAGAAATTCTTTGTTTTCATCAGTCAACTTCTCCGTTGTCCATTGATGAGCTATATGACCTCGCCTTTCTGCAAGCTGAGATGGATAGCTGCAATCACAAGCATCAAGACCATCAATTATGTCTTCATCCCAGCAACCCTGACAGGTTTCTATCTTCCTATCTCTAATAAGATCAACAACTTCATTTGGCTGAGGACCATAGCCAACAAGATCGCCAAGACATGTAATCGTCTCAATTCCTTGCCGATCAATATCACCTAGCACAGCTTCTACTGCTGAGAGATTGGCATGTAAACAAGAAATTACTGCGTGTTTCATATCGTCAAGTTGAATAACTAGGCTGCATTTGTGTATCTCTAAGAGGGGCTTGATGAAGCTCCAAAACTGAATCATTCAAGAGACAAAGCTGAATAGTTGATTCAATTTGTACGGAGTCAAGATTTTTCCCTTGAACAACAAGTTCAGATATTCTTGTAGGTCTACCACTAGGAGGTGAGACAGTATTAAGAGGTAAAAATTGCGAACCTTTTTGGCTAACAATCCAGTTAAAAAACATAGATCTACCATCGGGGATATTCATCAAGGCTTTAGCTCTATAAACATCTCCATAAGCACCATTAACCAGCTCGAACCAAAAGGTATTCAGACTAGGTGGATCCCAAACATTCCGATGAAGCTTGAACCTGCATGATTCAATTTGATTAAAATTCAATGTGTCATTAATGGGTAATTCCCTATCAAGTCCAAAATGAAGATATTTATCTGGTTCGAGATTTAAAGTTGCAAGTTGTTTGATTACGCGCGGGTCAATTCCAGCCAAACCAAGCTCTTTAGGAATTCGAAACTGAGGAAGCTCAATAAATATAAAAGAATCATCTTGATGCGAAATAGAGTCTGAACTGGACCTTGATAAATCTATTAATTGAGGAATTTGATCTTTAAGAAAGGCATAGTCAATATCTGTAGAAGCTACTTGCTGTAGATCAATATCTCCGTAACCAGATAGACGTAAAAAACCACAACGACCTTTGTGTGACTTGAGATTATTAAGAATCCAATTCGTTTTGCCACAGCCTGGCGGTCCTGAAATCAGCCACGAATTGCTGCCCATACAGCACATAAATCAATGTATAAGAATATACACTGAACATGAAAACGATAATCATTATTGTTTTATTACCTAGATATTTGATTATTTAGACACCCTGTCTCAAAAAAACAACCTTCCCCGTCTCAAAAAGTTAGACAAAAGGTTAGACAAGCGTTTTGTCTAACCTTTTAGAAGCCTTGGTATAAATAGTCTTCTATACGTTGAATAAAAACTCCATCACGTCGCCTTCATTCACTACATATTCTTTCCCTTCACTTCTTAACCAACCTTTGTTACGAGCTTCCGCCAAAGATCCTGCGTCAAGTAGTTTTTTATATGAAATTGTTTGAGCTCGAATAAATCCCTTTTCAAAATCTGTATGAATTACCCCAGCTGCTTGAGGAGCTGTCATCCCATCAGAAATAGTCCAAGCTTTAGTTTCTTTTTCTCCAGTAGTGAAATACGTGCTTAACCCCAGCAATCGATATGTAGCTTTAATAAGACTAATTAAACCTCCTTCTTCAACTCCTAAACCATTTAAATAATCATCTCTTTCCTCCTCACCCAATTCAATCAGCTCAGACTCAACCTGAGCTGAAATCTTCACGCATTCAGAACCCTCTTTGGTTGCAAGTATATTTACTTCTTCTGAAAAGGAATTACCCTTCGCAAGTTCATCCTCACCAAGATTAGTTGCATAAATAATTGGTTTTTCCGTTAACAAGCCTAATGGTTTAATTAATTTTTTTTCTTCATCAGTTAATGAAACACTCCTAACTGCATTTTCATTTTCAAGGGCTTCGCTTAATTTTTCCAAAACCTCATCTTCTAGCTTAGCTTCCTTATTGGTACCTATTTGTTTTTTTAATCTAGTTCTGCGTTTTTCTATCTGATTCAAATCTGATAACGCTAATTCTAAATTTATTATCTCAATATCTCTTAATGGGTCTACTGATCCAGAAACATGAATAACATCATTATCTCTAAAACATCTAATCACATGAACTATTGCATCCACCTCCCTTATGTTTGCTAAGAATTTGTTGCCCAATCCTTCCCCTTTACTAGCTCCCTTAACAAGACCAGCAATATCGACAAATTCTATCCTAGTTGGAATAATTTGTTTACTGTTACTGAGTTCACCAAGCAAATTCAAACGTTGATCGGGTACAGAAACAGAACCTACATTGGGTTCAATCGTACAAAAAGGAAAGTTTGCTGCTTGAGCTTGAGCATTCGCGACAAGAGCATTAAATAAAGTGGACTTTCCAACATTTGGGAGTCCTACAATTCCGGCCTTAAGCATTGAAATTGGTCTTTGAAAGAAGCCAGCTGATTAATTTGACTAAATTAAACCCAATAGTGCCCTTTAACAGCGAAAATATAGTTATAAATCTCCAAAGGAAAGTTTTTAAACTTTTTCTTTACATCATCAAAACTTCTAAAACTCTTGAGAACTTGATTTTCACAAAATGATCTGGAAAAACATCAAAAAGAAAAAATTTTTAGGCCTCATTGCACTTTCAGTCTTAAGTGTTGGTGGAATTAGTTTTAAACTTTCACAAGGGAATGGATCTAATAAAGACATAACTGAATTTACAATTTCAGCGAAAAGCGGCAGCTTGCCTGGACTGATAACAGCAAGTGGTGAATTAAAAGCAAATAAAAGCGTAAATGTAAGTCCAAAAAGACAAGGAATACTTGATGAGATTTTCGTGGAGGAGGGAGATCAGGTTAAGAAAGGAGATCTAATTGCAAAAATGGATTTTGGAGACTTGGAATTTAGAATTGACGAGATAAAGGCTAATTATGAGACTCAAAAATCGAGTTACCTAAGAAGGAAGATGCTCTTCAATGAAGGGGCTATTAGTGCAGAAGAGTATGAAGAATATAAAAATAAATTTTTAAGCAGCGAAGCTAAATTCAAACAAATAGAAGTCGAAGAGAATGAGACAAACATACGAGCACCATTTAGAGGAGTAATAACTAGCAGATACGCAGTTCCTGGAGCTTTCGTAACTCCTACTACCTCTGCTTCTTCATCAAGAGAGGGTGGGGCTACTAGTTCATCAATAGTCAAACTTTCTCAAGGGCTTGAAATAGTTGCGAAAGTTCCTGAGAGTGATATTGGAAGAATCAAAACAGGTCAAGAAGCAAGTATCAGAGTAGATGCTTTTCCTGATAAGCGCTTTAAAGCCGTTGTTTCCAAAATTTCTCCGAGTGCAATCAAAAACAACAACGTAACTTCATTTGAAGTTACGTTGTTGTTGGGCAATAGGCCTAAAGATTTACGGTTAGGAATGACATCTGATATCAACTTTCAAACAGGAGCGACCAAAATCAACACTCTTATCCCAACTGTTGCAATTGTCACGGAAGAGGGGAAAACTGGAGTTCTTATAGTTGGCAAAAACAATCAACCAGAATTTAAAAAAGTTGAATTAGGAATAAGCAGCGGTAGCAAGACTGCAATAATATCTGGATTAGAACCAGGAGACAAAATTTTCATTGATCTTCCTCCTTGGGCTAAAAAAAGGAAAAATTAATAACTTAATCTCATAATGAATGTTTCATGAAAGAAATAAAAAAGCCAACTTTATTATTGGTTGATGGCCATTCTTTAGCTTTTAGAAGTTTTTATGCTTTTAGCAAAGGAGGTGAAGGAGGTCTTACCACAAAGGAAGGATTGCCTACAAGTGTGACCTATGGTTTTCTAAAAAGCCTTTTAGATAATTGCAAATCTATCGAGCCTAAAGGAATCACAATTGCTTTTGATACTGCTGAGCCAACATTTCGCCACAAGGAAGATCCAAACTACAAAGCCAATCGAGATGTAGCACCAGATGTATTTTTTCAAGATTTAGATCAACTAGAGGAGATTCTCAAAGAAAGTCTGAATCTATCTATATGCAAAGCCCCAGGATATGAGGCTGATGATGTCTTAGGAACACTCGCCAATGATGCCGCTGATAAAGGATGGAGTGTCAGAATCCTTTCTGGAGATAGAGACCTATTTCAATTAGTGGATGACAAAAGAGATATCGCAGTCTTGTACATGGGTGGTGGTCCTTATGCAAAAAGCGGAAATCCTAGACTGATTAATGAAGAGGGTGTGAAGGAGAAACTTGGCGTCAATCCAAACAAAGTAATAGATCTGAAAGCCTTAACTGGGGATAGCTCAGATAATATTCCTGGCGTCAAAGGAGTAGGTCCAAAAACAGCAATAAATCTTTTAAACGAAAACAATGATCTTGATGGAGTCTATAAATCACTCCAGGAGCTAGAGAAAGAAGGGGAAAAAGCTAAAAGAGGCGCCATAAAAGGAGCAGTAAGATTAAAGCTAAAAGCAGACAAAGATAATGCATATCTCTCAAGAAAACTTGCAGAAATATTAATTAAAATTCCTATAAGTCCAAAAATAGAACATAACTTAAAAGGTATTAATGAATCAAAACTAAATGAAAGCCTTGAAAAACTTGAGTTACATAGTTTATTAAAACAAGTTTCAACTTTTAAAGCTCTATTTTCTAAAGAAGGTTTATCAGAAAAAGACAACATAAACTTACCAAAAGAAAGTAAGATTGCTAATAGTAAGAGCGATAATATTCAACTAACTAGGCTTAATAAAATAACAGAGATTCCTCAGATAGAGCCTAAGATTATAAATAATCTGGCAGAACTTAATAATTTTGTTGAGAAAATAATGAAACATAAAGATGAGATGAAACCAATAGCAATCGATACCGAAACAACCAATTTGAATCCTTTTAAAGCTGAACTTGTAGGCTTAGGGTTTTGTTTTGGTGAATCATTAAAAGATATAGTTTATATACCAATAGGACATCAAAATAAAGAAGATTTAATAGAAATTAATCATAGAAATCAATTAAAGATTGAAGAAGTTATATATGCACTTCAGGATTGGTTCTCTAGCAATGAAAATCCTAAAACACTACAGAATGCAAAATACGACAGACTGATTTTACTGAGACATGGAATCATATTAAATGGCGTAGTAATTGATACTTTACTTGCAGATTACATATTTGATGCGACTCTTAAACATAGTTTAGACGAAATTGCTTATAGAGAATTTGGATTTAAGCCCAAAAGTTTTTCTGATGTTGTCAAAAAAGGAGAAGACTTCTCTTATGTGGACATTAAGTCTGCGAGTATGTACTGCGGGATGGACGTTTATTTAACAAGAAAATTAGCAATTATTTATATTAATAGATTAAAAGGAACAAGTACAAAATTAATAAAATTACTCAAAGAAGTTGAACAACCTCTTGAGCAGATCCTAGCAGAAATAGAATCCACAGGCATCATTATTGATATACCTTATCTAAAAGATTTATCTTTAGAGTTAACAAAAACATTAGATACCATCGAGGAAGAAGTTTATAAGATTGCAGGAAGTGAGTTTAACCTTTCATCACCTAAACAATTAGGTGAATTACTTTTTGAGAAACTTGATTTAAATAGGAAAAAATCAAGAAAAACAAAAACTGGATGGAGCACAGATGCAGGTGTATTGGAAAAACTGGAATCAGACCATCCAATAGTAAAAATGATCATTGAACATCGCACTATAAGTAAGTTGCTTAATACTTATGTAGATGCTTTACCTCAGCTTATTGAAAAAGAAACGGGAAGAGTACATACAGACTTCAATCAAGCCGTAACCGCTACTGGAAGATTAAGTAGTAGCAATCCAAATCTCCAAAACATCCCTATTAGAACTGAATTTAGTAGACGAATAAGAAAAGCTTTTCTTCCGCAAAAAGATTGGAAACTTCTAAGCGCAGACTATTCACAAATTGAACTTCGTATACTCACACACCTTTCAGGTGAAGAAGTACTAAAAAATGCTTATTTAAAAAACGAAGATGTTCACTCTTTAACAGCAAAAATTTTATTTGAAAAAGATGCTATTGACGCCGATGAAAGAAGAATAGGAAAAACAATTAATTTTGGTGTTATTTATGGTATGGGGGCTCAAAGGTTCGCAAGATCAACAGGTGTTTCATTAATAGAAGCAAAATATTTTTTAAGCAAATTCAAAGAACGTTATCCAGCCGTTTTTAAATTTTTAGAATATCAAGAAAGACTTGCTCTAAGCCAAGGGTTTGTTGAAACATTGCTTGGAAGAAGACGGTATTTTCATTTCAATAAAAATGGGCTTGGAAGACTTCTTGGAACCCCACCAAATGAAATTGATTTAACTACTGCTAGAAGAGCAGGTATGGAAGCCCAACAATTAAGAGCCGCGGCAAACGCACCTATTCAAGGATCTAGTGCAGACATAATTAAGCTTGCAATGATTCAATTGCATACCGCTTTGAGAAAAACTGGATTAGCAGCGAAAATTCTACTTCAAGTACATGATGAACTCGTGCTAGAAGTTGATCCCAAAGATTTAAAAGAAACAAAACTACTTGTCCAAAACACTATGGAGAATGCTGTAAAACTTAGCGTCCCTCTTATCGTTGAAACAGGCGTTGGAGTAAATTGGATGGAGGCAAAATAGTTGCTGACAAATTCAATATTTGCTCACATTTTTATCTAAGAAATTGTCCTTAAAATTCACAAACACCTTATCCAAAAAGAAAGAGGATTTTACTACTATAAATCCTAATCAAGTTAAGATATATTGTTGTGGTGTAACTGTTTATGATCTTTGTCATCTTGGACATGCAAGAAGTTATCTCAATTGGGATGTATTGAGACGGTTTTTAATTTGGAAAGGATTTGAAGTTAAATTTGTGCAAAACTTCACTGATATTGATGACAAAATTATTAATCGAGCAGAGAAAGAAGGGTGTTCTACTGATGAATTAAGTGAAAGAAATATTGATGAATTTCACAAAGATATGGATACTCTTTCCATTCTTAGACCAAGCAGCATGCCAAGAGCAACAAAATGCCTACATCAAATCATTAATTTCATAGAAGAATTAGAACAAAAGAAAGTAGCTTACTCATCAAATGGTGATGTTTATTTTTCAGTAGGTAAACATAAAAATTATGGGAAACTTAGTGGTAGAGAAATTGAAAATCAGATAGATAATGCCGCAGGTCGATTAAAAGTAAATCAAGAAGTAAGTAAAAAGAATTCACTTGATTTTGCTCTCTGGAAAAAGTCCAAACCAGGGGAGATTAGTTACTCTTCTCCTTGGGGGCATGGCAGGCCAGGATGGCATATTGAGTGTTCAGCAATGGTTAAAGAAGAATTAGGAGAAAGTATTGATATTCATCTTGGTGGATCAGACCTGATATTTCCTCACCATGAGAATGAAATAGCTCAATCTGAAGCATGTAATGGAAAAGAGTTAGCAAAATACTGGCTTCACAATGGAATGGTTAACGTTGGGGGTGAAAAGATGAGTAAATCACTAGGGAATTTCACAACCATAAGATCTTTATTAGAGGAAGGTATTTCACCTATGACTTTGAGATTTTTTGTCTTACAAACTAACTATCGAAAGCCCTTAGATTTTACTGAAGAAGCTCTAAAAGCTGCTTCAAAAGGATGGGAAAGATTAAATAATTGCCTTTCTTTTGGTTATATTTATAAAATTAAGTATCAAGCTAAAAAAGAAATCAACCTAGATCAACCTATAAAAAGATCTGCCAACAATAAACTTGATAAAGAATCATTTAAATTATTATCAGACTTTGAAAACTATATGGATGACGATCTAAATACATCTGGAGCTTTATCTATACTTTTTGAATTGTCTCAACCTATTAGAAAGTGTATAAATTTATTAAAAGGAAAAAATATCAATGAAGTTGACGAAGATATTTTAAATCAAGTTTTTAATAAATGGGAATTACTCTCTGAGTTGGCAGGAGTTCTGGGCTTAAAAGTAGATTTAAATCAAGAGAAACCAAAAAACAAGACTGAATTTGACACTAATAAAATTGAACAACTTATCAAGAAAAGATCCTTAGCAAAAGCTAATAAAGACTTTTTACTCGCTGATAAAATAAGAGCTGATTTGAAAAATATTGGAATTGATTTAATTGATAAACCTAAAGGGGTTACTGAATGGAAACAAATTTCAGATTAAGCAAATGTATCTATTGTAGATAAGACTGTTAAATAAAGTCCTATAGCAATAACTGGTGGAGACACCCAGCGCAGCATAAACTTTAGATACCTTCTAACTCTTAAATTAGAATTAGAATTTGCAAGATCCTCATCATAACGATTTGGAACAATCCAACCCAAAAGAATTGAAATCAGAAGACCACCTAATATCAAGAGTGTATTACAGATAGCATCGGACTTGCCTAAAAAGTCTGTAGAAATAGCAGATGGTATTCCAATCAAAAAGATCAATAATGTTGAAGTCCAAACGGCCTTTTTCCTACTCCAATTCAGCCTGTCCATTAAAGAAGATACTGGTACTTCCATTAATGAAATAGAAGAAGTAATAGCAGCTATAAAGGCCAATCCGAAGAAAACGGCAGCAATCAATCTCCCAAACAATCCAAGATTTGCAAATCCAGTTGGAAGAGCAATAAATAAAGTCCCAACAGTTGATTCACTGATAACATCTTTCAAACCAAAACTCATAACGACAGGGAATGTAATAAGCCCGGCAAGTAAGCCCACAGCAGTATCCAAAGTTGCAACTCTCAAAGCTTCTTTAGGAAGATGATTTTTACGGTTTAGATATGAAGAATAGGCAACCATAATTCCAATACCCAAACTTAAAGAAAAGAAAGCTTGTTTAAATGCATTACTTATTGTGTTTTTATCAAAAAGTTGAGATGAATCCCATTTAAGTAAAAATGATGTATATCCTTCCCATGACCCAGATAAAGTTGCAGCCCATATAGCTAACAACAAAAGGAGTCCAAATAAAAATGGCATTGCCCATTTTGTTAGTTTTTCTATACCTCCACGAACGCCTGCAACAACAACAAAAGCAGTTAACAATAAGCTGATTATTTGACCTACAAATACACTATTACCACTGCTAATTTTACCAAAAAATTCTCCCGCCTCAGTCATATCTGAGGGTAGGCCGATAAATAAGGAATGGAAGAAAGTATCAATTGTCCATCCCATTATCACTGCGTAATAAGAAAGAATTCCACAAGAAGCTATTGCAAATAACCAGCCTAGAGGCTTCCAATTCTCTCCAGCAGCTTTGATTGGAGCAAGGAAAGGACTACTTGCAGTGCTTCTCCCCAAGACCATCTCTGCAACTAAGACAGGTAGGCAAACAACTAAAACAACCAATACATAAAGAATAAGAAAAGCAAGTCCACCGCCTTGAGATGACCTATAAGCAAAGCCCCAAAGATTTCCAAGGCCTACAGCACTACCGGCCGCGGCGAGTGCGAATCCCAGTCCTGATCTCCATTGTTCCCTTTCTTGCATAATAAATCTCTATTAAAATCCAGAAGAAACTGGTAAATATATAACTGGGTTATACCTTTAAATGGGAGACTGGTCATACTTGACTTCACAATGTGAAAGCCATAAGCGTTTTAGGCTCAACAGGATCTATTGGAACTCAAACCCTTCAAATTGCAGAAGAGTTTCCTGATCAATTCAAAATTGTTGCACTAACAGCAGGAAAGAACCTTGATTTAATAATCAAACAAATTGAAACTCATCAACCTGAAGTTGTTTCACTAGCCGATGAATCGCTTTTGCCAGAACTCACTAGGCGAATAAATAGTCTCAATAAAAATTCAAAAATATTCAAGAAGCCCTTATTGATGGCGGGAGCTGAAGGACTTAATACTGCAGCAGCCTGGAAAAGTGCAGATCTTGTTGTAACTGGAATAGTTGGCTGTGCTGGCCTCTTACCAACACTTGCCGCTATTGAAGCAGGGAAGGACCTGGCTTTAGCAAATAAAGAAACTCTTATTGCAGCAGGACCAGTTGTCATTCCTGCTTTAAAAAAAAGTGGAAGTCGGCTCTTACCAGCTGATTCTGAACACTCAGCGATATTTCAATGTCTACAAGGAACGCCATGGGCTGACAATGCAAGGCTCTCAACAGGAATACCAACTCCTGGATTTAAATCCATACAATTAACTGCATCAGGTGGAGCTTTTCGAGATTGGAAAGCAGAAGATTTAGCAAAAGCAACTGTCGAGGATGCGACTAGCCATCCTAATTGGAGCATGGGAAAGAAAATAACTGTAGATTCTGCAACCCTTATGAATAAGGGACTAGAAGTTATTGAAGCGCATTATCTTTTTGGTCTTTCATATGATCAAATCGAAATCATTATTCATCCACAAAGCATCATTCATTCGATGGTTGAATTGGATGATTCATCAGTTTTAGCTCAATTGGGATGGCCAGATATGAAGCTCCCTATTTTGTATTGTTTAAGTTGGCCTAATCGGCTTAAAACGCCATGGCCAAGATTAAAGCTTACTGAGGTAGGTAATTTAACTTTCAAGGAACCTGATACTAAGAAATATCCATGCATGGAACTTGCATACTGCGCAGGTAGATCAGGAGGAACCATGCCAGCAGTGCTTAATGCCGCTAATGAAAAAGCAGTAGAACTTTTCCTAGAAGAAAGATTTAAATTTATCGATATTCCAAAAGTAATTGAAGCGATTTGCGAGAAACATAAATGCGACCTTAATCTAAATCCAAGCCTTCGAGAAATTCTTGAAATTGACAGCTGGGCAAGAAAAGAAGTCTTAGATTATTCAGAAAAAAATATTACAAAAATTGCATTTTCAGATTAAATAGTTTTCAAAGATAAAAACCATTTTGAAACAACTTGATCCCCCCAACAACCATGAACTCCATGAAAGCCATTATGTCCACCTTTCTGAGTAAAAATAAATTTATTAGCTTTTTGATTATTATAAAATTTCATTTTTTCCATGAGTTTTTTAGCAGCTAAAAAAGGAACCCAGGGATCATCTTTGGATTGAATAAATAATGTTTTAGGAAGAGATTTTTTATTTTTTATAAGAGAGAAAAAAGGGGATGCCTTCGAATAATATTCATCAACATCTTTATATCCCCACCTTGGAGCAGTTATCAAATCATCAAAAGATCTAATGTTATTTATTTTTCTTTTTTTATCTCTTTTATTTATTAATAATGCTTTCTTTTCTCTTTCTTCTATCCCAAAAGGATCTTCTAAAGTTTGCCTAATCAAACGATTTAACAACCATTTTTGATAAATAAAATTTCTTGGTCTTTCAATAGAAGTACTACATTCATTCAAATCCAAAGGACTACTAATACATACCAGTCCATCTAATAAAGACTCATCACACATACAAGCATTTAAAAGAATAGTTCCACCTAAAGAGATCCCAGCACCAAAAAGAGGAATCCTTTTTACAGATTTGTACTCAGAAGTTAGTTGATATGAAATTTCTCTGGCTCGCTTTAAGACAGGGATTAAATCGCTATTGCACTCAGCAGCATAGGTACCATCGACAAAATTCCTACAAGGATCTGAACCTCTCAAATTAAGTTTCAGAACAGCGAAGTTTGATTGCACCAAAGCACTCGCCATTCTAGTCAAACCTCTTCTACGAGTGGACCCACCAAGTCCATGCAGAAGCAGAACTAAACCATTAATGCTCAATACACTTGATGGTCTATCCAAATAGGCAACTAATGAACCTCCTCCTGTTTTTCTACTTTTAAGAGGTGGAACATTTATACGAATTTCCGATGAATTGACATCAGGCAATGCATCGGAGGCAAATGTATCTCGTAGTGTCTGAAGGTCAGGTCCAATCCAAGGTAAACGCTCTTTAAAAGGCCTTATTCCTAAATCAGAAAGTAAATCTTCTCTTTTAAAATTATCCTTTACTTCCAACTCCAAGCTCCTTTAATTCCAACAAAAGATCTCCAAGAACTTTTTTTGCATCGCCAAAAACCATGGAAGTATTTTGCAAATCAAAAAGATCATTTTTAATTCCTGAATATCCAGCACTCATTCCTCTCTTAACAACAAATACGGTTCTGGCCTCTTGTACATCTAAAACTGGCATCCCATACAAGGGGGATGTCTGATCATTCTTGGCCTGAGGGTTAACCACATCATTAGCTCCTAGAACTAATACAACATCCGTAGCAGGAAATTCAGGATTAATAACATCCATTTCTTTTAATTGCTCATAAGGAACATCTGCTTCCGCCAAAAGAACGTTCATATGACCAGGCATTCTTCCAGCGACAGGATGAATAGCATATGTGACTTCAATATCGGCAGTCTCTAAAACCCTGGTAACCTCTCTTAGCGTGTGCTGAGCTTGAGCCACCGCAAGACCATAACCAGGAACAATCACGACTTTCTCTGCTGCCTCAAGGGTGAGAGCACATTCTTCTGGGCTACAACTAGTGATATTTGTATATTCTCCCCCTCCACCTCCTGAGGCAACAGAACTAGCACCAAGTGCACCTCCAAATAATACAGAAACCAAAGATCTGTTCATGCCATCACACATCACTTGAGTAAGTATTAATCCAGCAGCGCCAACCATTGCGCCAGCTACAATCAAAAGTTGACTGCCAACAACAAAACCCGCGGCGGCGGCGGCAACTCCTGAGTAGCTATTTAACAAGGATATAACTACTGGCATATCTGCCCCTCCGATAGGAAGAGTCACTCCGATACCAAGCAAAGATGAAGCAACTACAATAAGAAAAAGACCA
This is a stretch of genomic DNA from Prochlorococcus marinus str. MIT 0912. It encodes these proteins:
- the ychF gene encoding redox-regulated ATPase YchF: MLKAGIVGLPNVGKSTLFNALVANAQAQAANFPFCTIEPNVGSVSVPDQRLNLLGELSNSKQIIPTRIEFVDIAGLVKGASKGEGLGNKFLANIREVDAIVHVIRCFRDNDVIHVSGSVDPLRDIEIINLELALSDLNQIEKRRTRLKKQIGTNKEAKLEDEVLEKLSEALENENAVRSVSLTDEEKKLIKPLGLLTEKPIIYATNLGEDELAKGNSFSEEVNILATKEGSECVKISAQVESELIELGEEERDDYLNGLGVEEGGLISLIKATYRLLGLSTYFTTGEKETKAWTISDGMTAPQAAGVIHTDFEKGFIRAQTISYKKLLDAGSLAEARNKGWLRSEGKEYVVNEGDVMEFLFNV
- the polA gene encoding DNA polymerase I, with the protein product MKEIKKPTLLLVDGHSLAFRSFYAFSKGGEGGLTTKEGLPTSVTYGFLKSLLDNCKSIEPKGITIAFDTAEPTFRHKEDPNYKANRDVAPDVFFQDLDQLEEILKESLNLSICKAPGYEADDVLGTLANDAADKGWSVRILSGDRDLFQLVDDKRDIAVLYMGGGPYAKSGNPRLINEEGVKEKLGVNPNKVIDLKALTGDSSDNIPGVKGVGPKTAINLLNENNDLDGVYKSLQELEKEGEKAKRGAIKGAVRLKLKADKDNAYLSRKLAEILIKIPISPKIEHNLKGINESKLNESLEKLELHSLLKQVSTFKALFSKEGLSEKDNINLPKESKIANSKSDNIQLTRLNKITEIPQIEPKIINNLAELNNFVEKIMKHKDEMKPIAIDTETTNLNPFKAELVGLGFCFGESLKDIVYIPIGHQNKEDLIEINHRNQLKIEEVIYALQDWFSSNENPKTLQNAKYDRLILLRHGIILNGVVIDTLLADYIFDATLKHSLDEIAYREFGFKPKSFSDVVKKGEDFSYVDIKSASMYCGMDVYLTRKLAIIYINRLKGTSTKLIKLLKEVEQPLEQILAEIESTGIIIDIPYLKDLSLELTKTLDTIEEEVYKIAGSEFNLSSPKQLGELLFEKLDLNRKKSRKTKTGWSTDAGVLEKLESDHPIVKMIIEHRTISKLLNTYVDALPQLIEKETGRVHTDFNQAVTATGRLSSSNPNLQNIPIRTEFSRRIRKAFLPQKDWKLLSADYSQIELRILTHLSGEEVLKNAYLKNEDVHSLTAKILFEKDAIDADERRIGKTINFGVIYGMGAQRFARSTGVSLIEAKYFLSKFKERYPAVFKFLEYQERLALSQGFVETLLGRRRYFHFNKNGLGRLLGTPPNEIDLTTARRAGMEAQQLRAAANAPIQGSSADIIKLAMIQLHTALRKTGLAAKILLQVHDELVLEVDPKDLKETKLLVQNTMENAVKLSVPLIVETGVGVNWMEAK
- a CDS encoding efflux RND transporter periplasmic adaptor subunit, producing MIWKNIKKKKFLGLIALSVLSVGGISFKLSQGNGSNKDITEFTISAKSGSLPGLITASGELKANKSVNVSPKRQGILDEIFVEEGDQVKKGDLIAKMDFGDLEFRIDEIKANYETQKSSYLRRKMLFNEGAISAEEYEEYKNKFLSSEAKFKQIEVEENETNIRAPFRGVITSRYAVPGAFVTPTTSASSSREGGATSSSIVKLSQGLEIVAKVPESDIGRIKTGQEASIRVDAFPDKRFKAVVSKISPSAIKNNNVTSFEVTLLLGNRPKDLRLGMTSDINFQTGATKINTLIPTVAIVTEEGKTGVLIVGKNNQPEFKKVELGISSGSKTAIISGLEPGDKIFIDLPPWAKKRKN
- a CDS encoding GTP-binding protein, which codes for MGSNSWLISGPPGCGKTNWILNNLKSHKGRCGFLRLSGYGDIDLQQVASTDIDYAFLKDQIPQLIDLSRSSSDSISHQDDSFIFIELPQFRIPKELGLAGIDPRVIKQLATLNLEPDKYLHFGLDRELPINDTLNFNQIESCRFKLHRNVWDPPSLNTFWFELVNGAYGDVYRAKALMNIPDGRSMFFNWIVSQKGSQFLPLNTVSPPSGRPTRISELVVQGKNLDSVQIESTIQLCLLNDSVLELHQAPLRDTQMQPSYST
- a CDS encoding metallophosphoesterase family protein → MKHAVISCLHANLSAVEAVLGDIDRQGIETITCLGDLVGYGPQPNEVVDLIRDRKIETCQGCWDEDIIDGLDACDCSYPSQLAERRGHIAHQWTTEKLTDENKEFLASLPTSIRRGRSLFVHGSPNSQHEYLLPEMDAFAALERVEMSGADTLFCGHTHLPYVRELGNGSIRVHIKNASDREREDKKMTLPIRRIVNAGSVGEPRHGGVNATYVIHDDIKNNVEIREVAYDIDRTCEAIIEAGLPHVFAWRLSNGFEFAELAEDASHVCER